The following are encoded together in the Streptomyces sp. NBC_00341 genome:
- a CDS encoding putative T7SS-secreted protein has translation MVDWGKLGGDLYDGAGKLVDKGKKVVGEVVDEGTDIVGSGLEKVGAHEWADAVEDWGDETASSLGAEIGEQQLGQSEEADELVHGRPEKISAAVTNLRDFSRAFELVGGGMKRLDSGHWKGAAADAFRAKFETLPTDWIRAADACEDAAAALETYAGTVTSAQAKATEAIALYKESKQDYETAAAAFKEKAEAYNAVRNTDHPLPHPGKFTDPGVGKRRHAQEILEDARRARNEAAETAKAAITAAMAHAPKEPTGLDRAKQEFIDYEVGQGVELAHFGGGVIKGTAGLVNFVRSVDPRDPYNLTHPAEYYKGVNMTLAGLASTAANPDRALQNAWSAAKGDPSEFLGRLVPELFGTKGGGFLKGGLRAGMKDLLERRKGKSRQGHERNPDSNANPCSKVKCAGDPIDVATGRMLLPQTDIVLPGSLPLAFERVFDSSYRAGNWFGSGWSSTVDQRLEIDAEGVVFSGEDGSLLAYPHPAPGVPVMPTHGRRWPLDRVDDGYTVTDPETGQVRYFADHSNGELALLAQIDDRNGRWIAFEYDEGGAPTSIVHHGGYHLKLTTDEGRVTALHLAGAAPDGTDQEILRYGYTNGHLTETTNSCGRPLRFDCDELGRITAWTDTNGSRYEYVYDEHDRCVYQAGTNGYLEAHFTWDDTDPATGLRMTSMTNGLGHTTRYVINNRSQVIAEIDALGAVTRFEDDRFHRMLSITDPLGHISRSTYDEHGRLTVVERPDGRQTRADYNELGCLIRVVGADGNATQQDFDDRGNCTAVIDSSGATTHYAYDEAGHLRQVTNTLGSSSAVRCDKAGLPVSITDPLGASTRYIREAFGRPVSVVDELGAVTCFEWTVEGRIARRLDADGSDQHWSYDGEGNCVSHTDAIGGVTVFEYTGFDLLERRTDPEGACFAFRYDSNLRLTEVTNPQGLTWRYTYDPVGRPFRETDFDGRTLFQAYDRAGRLASRTNGLGQAIRFEHNELGQLVLKDVEGDITVFEYDAFDELSLATNNSSVLIRTRDRYGRLKSETVNGRTTRFEHDELGRRTGRTTPAGAVSAWAYDPAGRRTSLTTSGRRLSFDYDSAGQEVVRHIGENITLRHSFDTMGRLADQHVIGRGRTLQRRAYEYRQDGGLLAIDDRFSGIRRLDLDPIGRVTAVQSAHWDERYTYDTAGNQISASWPNSHPAHEATGSRSYSGTLIRQAGNVRYEHDGQGRIIVRHKTRISRKADIWHYEWNAEDRLVALKTPDGTLWRYEYDALGRRIAKKRLSGDGQTVLEQVTFVWDGTTLCEEVNQGVEMLNVVTLTWDYDELRPLAQLERVATTNDPQEVVDERFLAIVTDLLGSPDELVEESGDLSWRTRRTVWGCTAWAKDSTAYTPLRFPGQYFDRESLLHYNYLRYYDPDVSRYISSDPIGLEGGPNPRWYGPNPYTWVDPLGLALCRTKPRLEDGNGKEGWKHIYERHIGGTSPRGHGDLMPPSTTRAQVQEAADQIVKKGKRVSEPERDIQTLEKRMKVNGMRAVYRLIVDSSDGNRIITLFPVGKSYVP, from the coding sequence ATGGTGGACTGGGGGAAGCTCGGCGGAGACCTGTACGACGGTGCGGGCAAGCTGGTCGACAAGGGCAAGAAGGTCGTCGGTGAGGTCGTCGACGAGGGCACCGACATTGTCGGCTCGGGACTGGAGAAGGTCGGTGCGCACGAGTGGGCGGACGCGGTTGAGGACTGGGGGGATGAAACCGCGTCCTCGCTCGGGGCGGAGATCGGGGAGCAGCAGCTCGGGCAGAGCGAGGAAGCGGACGAGCTGGTCCATGGCAGGCCGGAGAAGATCAGTGCGGCGGTGACTAACCTCCGCGACTTCTCCCGGGCGTTCGAGCTTGTCGGCGGGGGGATGAAGCGGCTCGACTCCGGTCACTGGAAGGGTGCGGCGGCCGATGCCTTCCGGGCGAAGTTCGAGACGCTGCCCACGGACTGGATACGTGCGGCGGACGCGTGCGAGGACGCGGCCGCGGCGCTGGAGACGTACGCCGGGACGGTCACAAGTGCGCAGGCCAAGGCCACCGAGGCGATTGCTCTCTACAAGGAGAGCAAGCAGGACTACGAGACCGCGGCTGCCGCGTTCAAGGAGAAGGCGGAGGCGTACAACGCGGTCCGCAACACCGACCATCCGCTCCCGCATCCGGGAAAGTTCACCGATCCGGGCGTGGGAAAGCGCCGTCATGCCCAGGAGATCCTGGAAGACGCGCGGCGGGCCCGCAACGAGGCTGCCGAAACGGCCAAGGCAGCGATCACCGCGGCGATGGCGCATGCTCCCAAGGAGCCCACCGGCCTGGACCGCGCCAAGCAGGAGTTCATCGACTACGAGGTGGGCCAGGGCGTCGAGCTGGCCCACTTCGGCGGCGGCGTCATCAAGGGCACCGCAGGCCTGGTGAACTTCGTCCGGTCGGTCGATCCGCGGGACCCGTACAACCTGACCCACCCGGCCGAGTACTACAAGGGCGTCAACATGACGCTCGCCGGTCTCGCATCCACCGCCGCCAACCCCGACCGGGCGCTGCAGAACGCCTGGTCCGCGGCCAAGGGCGACCCCTCCGAATTCCTCGGCCGACTCGTACCCGAACTCTTCGGTACCAAGGGCGGCGGCTTCCTCAAGGGCGGCCTGCGGGCCGGTATGAAGGACCTCCTCGAACGCCGGAAGGGAAAGAGCCGACAAGGCCACGAGAGGAATCCCGACTCCAACGCCAACCCGTGCAGCAAAGTCAAATGCGCCGGGGACCCCATTGATGTCGCGACGGGCCGCATGCTGCTCCCGCAGACGGACATCGTGCTGCCCGGTTCGCTGCCCCTCGCCTTCGAGCGGGTCTTCGACTCCTCCTACCGGGCCGGTAACTGGTTCGGGTCCGGCTGGTCGAGCACCGTTGACCAGCGTCTGGAGATCGACGCGGAAGGCGTGGTCTTCAGCGGCGAGGACGGCAGCCTGCTGGCCTACCCGCATCCCGCGCCCGGCGTTCCCGTCATGCCGACGCACGGCCGGCGCTGGCCCCTGGACCGGGTCGACGACGGCTACACCGTCACTGACCCGGAAACCGGCCAGGTGCGTTACTTCGCAGACCACTCCAACGGCGAGCTCGCGCTTCTGGCTCAGATCGACGACCGCAACGGCCGATGGATCGCCTTCGAGTACGACGAAGGCGGCGCTCCGACGTCGATCGTGCACCACGGCGGCTACCACCTGAAACTCACCACGGACGAAGGCAGAGTCACCGCCCTGCACTTGGCGGGCGCCGCCCCGGACGGCACCGACCAGGAGATCCTCCGCTACGGCTACACCAACGGCCACCTCACCGAGACCACCAACTCCTGCGGCCGCCCGCTACGGTTCGACTGCGACGAGCTGGGCCGCATCACCGCGTGGACCGACACCAACGGCAGCCGTTACGAGTACGTCTACGACGAGCACGACCGCTGCGTGTACCAGGCCGGCACCAACGGATACCTCGAAGCCCACTTCACCTGGGACGACACCGACCCCGCCACCGGCCTGCGCATGACCTCCATGACGAACGGCCTCGGTCACACCACGCGATACGTGATCAACAACCGCTCCCAGGTCATAGCCGAGATCGACGCCCTGGGCGCGGTGACCCGCTTCGAGGACGACCGGTTCCACCGGATGCTGTCGATCACCGACCCACTGGGACACATCAGCCGCTCTACCTACGACGAGCATGGTCGTCTGACTGTGGTGGAGCGCCCAGACGGACGACAGACACGAGCCGACTACAACGAACTCGGATGCTTGATACGCGTTGTCGGTGCCGACGGCAACGCAACCCAACAAGACTTTGACGACCGCGGCAACTGCACGGCAGTCATCGATTCGAGCGGAGCGACGACGCACTACGCGTACGACGAGGCAGGTCACCTGCGCCAGGTCACCAACACTCTGGGTAGCAGTTCAGCCGTTCGGTGCGACAAGGCGGGGCTGCCGGTCTCGATCACCGACCCACTCGGTGCGAGCACTCGCTACATCCGCGAGGCGTTTGGCCGTCCGGTGTCAGTGGTGGACGAGCTCGGTGCGGTCACCTGTTTCGAGTGGACCGTGGAAGGAAGAATCGCTCGCCGTCTGGACGCCGACGGAAGCGATCAGCACTGGAGCTACGACGGTGAGGGTAACTGTGTCAGCCACACTGATGCCATAGGCGGAGTCACCGTGTTCGAGTACACGGGATTCGATCTGCTGGAGCGTCGAACCGACCCGGAGGGAGCGTGTTTTGCGTTCAGATACGACTCGAACCTCCGGTTGACCGAGGTCACCAATCCGCAGGGACTGACCTGGAGGTACACATACGACCCAGTCGGCCGCCCCTTCCGAGAGACCGACTTCGACGGTCGGACCCTCTTTCAGGCCTACGACCGGGCTGGCCGACTGGCGTCCCGGACGAACGGCCTTGGGCAGGCCATCCGGTTCGAACACAACGAACTGGGCCAACTGGTACTCAAGGACGTTGAGGGCGACATCACCGTGTTCGAGTACGACGCTTTCGACGAGCTGAGCCTGGCGACCAATAATAGTTCCGTGCTTATACGCACACGGGATCGCTACGGACGACTCAAGTCTGAAACCGTGAACGGGCGTACGACCAGATTCGAACACGATGAGCTGGGCCGGCGAACTGGAAGGACGACACCCGCCGGTGCAGTTAGCGCGTGGGCGTACGACCCAGCAGGGCGCCGGACCTCGCTCACGACCTCAGGGCGCAGGCTCTCCTTCGATTATGACTCCGCAGGGCAGGAGGTGGTCCGTCACATTGGTGAGAACATCACGCTCAGGCATTCCTTCGACACCATGGGCCGTCTCGCGGACCAACATGTTATTGGCCGTGGTCGGACCCTTCAGCGGCGCGCATATGAATATCGACAGGATGGCGGTCTCCTCGCCATTGATGACCGATTCTCCGGCATCCGCCGGTTGGACCTCGATCCGATCGGTCGGGTGACTGCGGTTCAATCAGCCCACTGGGACGAACGCTATACCTACGACACTGCCGGGAATCAGATTTCGGCTTCCTGGCCGAATTCGCACCCTGCCCACGAAGCCACTGGCTCTCGCAGCTACTCCGGTACCCTCATTCGCCAAGCCGGCAACGTCCGCTACGAGCACGACGGGCAAGGGCGGATTATTGTGCGTCACAAGACGAGGATTTCACGCAAGGCCGACATCTGGCACTACGAATGGAATGCGGAAGACCGACTGGTTGCGCTAAAAACACCAGACGGCACTCTGTGGAGATATGAATACGATGCCCTGGGTCGTCGTATCGCTAAGAAGCGGCTTTCCGGTGATGGGCAAACTGTGTTGGAGCAGGTAACCTTCGTCTGGGACGGTACTACGTTGTGTGAGGAGGTGAATCAAGGGGTTGAGATGCTCAATGTGGTGACTCTAACCTGGGATTATGACGAACTTCGCCCCCTTGCTCAACTAGAACGCGTCGCTACTACAAATGATCCGCAGGAGGTCGTGGATGAGCGATTCTTGGCCATCGTCACCGATCTGTTGGGCAGCCCCGACGAACTTGTCGAGGAGTCAGGAGACCTGTCGTGGCGAACTCGACGTACGGTATGGGGGTGCACGGCGTGGGCCAAGGACAGCACGGCCTATACTCCGCTGCGCTTTCCGGGGCAATACTTTGACCGAGAAAGCTTGCTCCATTATAACTATCTTCGCTACTACGACCCCGATGTGTCTCGTTACATCAGCTCGGATCCGATCGGTTTGGAGGGTGGTCCGAACCCCCGCTGGTACGGGCCGAATCCATACACTTGGGTGGACCCACTCGGGCTGGCTTTGTGCCGGACAAAGCCGAGATTGGAAGACGGAAACGGAAAGGAGGGGTGGAAGCATATCTATGAGCGTCACATCGGTGGCACGTCCCCCCGTGGGCACGGCGACCTAATGCCGCCTTCTACGACCCGAGCGCAAGTGCAAGAGGCGGCGGATCAGATTGTTAAAAAGGGAAAGCGAGTGTCAGAACCGGAACGCGACATACAGACGCTAGAGAAGCGAATGAAGGTCAATGGCATGCGAGCTGTCTATCGCCTGATTGTTGATTCTTCGGATGGGAATCGCATTATCACCTTGTTTCCGGTAGGAAAGAGTTACGTTCCGTGA
- a CDS encoding LD-carboxypeptidase, which translates to MTTTTQSQPLLPRALKPGDLVVIASLSGPLHAQYEPDLEEAVAVLDRMGFRVRRAPLLEAGRRHWWSAATPAEIVGEFNALLRDPEVRAIIAHDGGQTAFGYLDLIDVEAISSDPKPILGYSDISLLHLVLYAQTGLVGFHADLATPGLGGHWQTAPAARRAELEKLYATLLTSTVPIGPLPPGPSWECWRTGRTEGHLIGGVLNRIALNQATRYALPLERFDGAVLFWEELGGLASHVWSYLQVLRHAGILDRISGMVVGIPTAIEGLGSPEESPTLQELVLDALGDRDIPVLGNVEFGHAGPNLPMPVGTRAALDARQRTLSLLEPAVR; encoded by the coding sequence GTGACCACTACTACGCAGTCCCAACCGCTTCTGCCTCGCGCCCTGAAGCCCGGAGACCTCGTCGTGATCGCGTCGCTCTCCGGGCCGCTGCACGCACAGTACGAACCCGACCTGGAGGAGGCGGTAGCCGTACTCGATCGGATGGGGTTCCGCGTGCGGCGGGCACCCCTGCTCGAAGCGGGGAGGCGCCATTGGTGGAGTGCGGCGACACCGGCGGAGATCGTCGGGGAGTTCAACGCTCTCCTGCGTGATCCCGAGGTACGCGCGATCATCGCGCACGACGGCGGCCAGACGGCTTTCGGCTACCTCGACCTGATCGACGTCGAGGCGATCAGCTCCGACCCCAAGCCGATCCTCGGCTACAGCGACATCTCGCTGCTGCATCTGGTGCTCTACGCACAAACGGGGCTGGTGGGGTTCCACGCCGACCTGGCCACACCCGGACTCGGCGGACACTGGCAGACCGCGCCCGCCGCACGCAGGGCGGAACTCGAAAAGCTCTACGCGACGCTGCTGACCAGCACGGTCCCGATCGGCCCACTGCCACCCGGCCCGTCCTGGGAGTGCTGGCGCACCGGTCGCACCGAAGGCCACCTGATCGGCGGGGTCCTCAACCGCATCGCTCTGAACCAGGCGACGCGGTACGCGCTGCCGCTCGAACGGTTCGACGGAGCGGTGCTGTTCTGGGAGGAGTTGGGCGGCCTCGCCTCACACGTGTGGAGCTACCTCCAGGTCCTGCGGCACGCCGGCATCCTCGACCGCATCTCCGGCATGGTCGTGGGCATCCCGACCGCGATCGAAGGACTCGGCTCACCCGAGGAATCCCCCACACTGCAAGAGCTGGTCCTCGACGCCCTCGGCGACCGCGACATCCCGGTCCTGGGCAACGTCGAGTTCGGCCACGCCGGCCCGAACCTCCCGATGCCCGTCGGCACCCGCGCCGCCCTCGACGCACGGCAGCGGACCTTGTCACTGCTCGAACCGGCGGTACGTTGA
- a CDS encoding DUF6271 family protein codes for MRRVCLTLPTNRPCAETIAAVAAEAAHGARHFGVEVHLLILDSSDAPTLTGHRAAVSGLPREPGVVVHHLDEDRQRAFLREIATRSGIAEADRVLDLMLPERVSYGACTNRAFLIAEALGCESVHRRDSDSRYQSLDGEPVFPLHQELTYLGRRAADVADLVSRGRLDPACTGRPVAMVGGSFIGEMSVDVEEIRRLDPAVHHDLVGLSVPEGYPEIWRRNLIEESFRGAGKSPFAADLTTLTRVAPNRVDMCNIGFDSRVYGAVPLPPATDTIGSDYFLIHLVHDARLPGVLHNRHIVNYHTGERRTGAGFVAYQVRLAKFLLSMPYFNAVYAAAAAAGDTLLDPAGRVRSRAVAALVRGSTQLDPAGNAERFDVIERSYRALGGRYTAVAEALAERRGRLLDEARADMEDFALLIDAWEPLVRAAGRAGLGTGTATATTSGVPRPGRERTVTVAYAGGEERRGPVTMGQANMIRCILRDDPLHINNHAVWPVPAGTAAERVLDALRELVVRHEALRTTFPEPPTGAPRTQVVAAEGDFTVRLLDHEEFGSDPAHYAETVARQARAGRFRLDRDFPLRITVLSLRGAPAFVSLSSSHAVTDGSALAVLHEEWLALLGGAVLPPVEALTPLDLAAEEATPAGLRRSEASLRYWKQIIGTGPQEMFAEPAATRADGQQPQLTLRSLRGARALAQAAKRTGSPSPTVLLTAWCTLVAHRAGQSTCVAAAPLSNRSRPGLARSVNTLSQDALLSLDVRGPSFDAVLRKAWGAALGAYRHSQFDSVRLWEAIGETTFERGSHFARDVVFNDVSGLTEARGPAPGQDTRDDAQDAELDLDWGPVQVLPTRLLCFAYRTQPLLHLGMWADPALFPREEAETFLTGLVKLLEAVAYEDVPLAALTEITGIRPAEREGDWRQVDGCWVSPAAVADALSGALGGLPVHITTDDGSVPAPDGERMTAFIASGGAPLTPDGAHTALMETISGPSPSGLLAPVRYVIVHDPPAAPGDSSAWLRQRVLMEGNGRLRPTRDDH; via the coding sequence GTGCGCCGCGTCTGCCTGACCCTCCCGACCAACCGGCCCTGCGCCGAGACCATCGCCGCGGTCGCCGCGGAGGCGGCCCACGGCGCCCGGCACTTCGGCGTCGAGGTGCACCTGCTGATCCTGGACTCGTCCGACGCCCCGACGCTCACCGGGCACCGGGCGGCCGTCTCCGGCCTGCCCCGGGAACCCGGCGTGGTCGTCCACCACCTCGACGAGGACCGGCAGCGGGCCTTCCTGCGGGAGATCGCCACCAGATCCGGCATCGCAGAGGCGGACCGGGTGCTCGACCTGATGCTGCCCGAGCGTGTGTCGTACGGGGCCTGCACCAACCGGGCCTTCCTGATCGCGGAAGCGCTCGGCTGCGAATCGGTGCACCGCCGGGACTCGGACAGCCGGTACCAGAGCCTGGACGGCGAGCCGGTCTTCCCTCTCCACCAGGAACTGACCTACCTGGGGCGGCGGGCCGCCGACGTGGCGGACCTGGTATCGCGCGGCAGACTCGACCCCGCCTGCACCGGCCGGCCGGTGGCCATGGTCGGGGGCTCCTTCATCGGCGAGATGTCCGTGGACGTCGAGGAGATCCGACGGCTCGACCCCGCCGTGCACCACGACCTCGTCGGGCTGTCGGTGCCCGAGGGCTATCCGGAGATCTGGCGGCGGAACCTGATCGAGGAGTCCTTCCGCGGCGCCGGGAAGAGCCCGTTCGCCGCCGACCTCACGACCCTCACCAGGGTCGCCCCGAACCGTGTGGACATGTGCAACATCGGCTTCGACAGCCGGGTCTACGGGGCGGTTCCGCTGCCGCCCGCCACCGACACCATCGGCAGCGACTACTTCCTCATCCACCTGGTCCACGACGCCCGCCTCCCCGGCGTGCTGCACAACCGCCACATAGTCAACTACCACACCGGTGAACGCCGTACCGGTGCCGGCTTCGTCGCCTACCAGGTGCGGCTGGCGAAGTTCCTGCTGTCGATGCCGTACTTCAACGCCGTGTACGCGGCGGCGGCAGCGGCCGGCGACACCCTGCTGGACCCGGCGGGCCGGGTCCGTTCCCGCGCCGTCGCCGCGCTGGTCCGGGGCAGTACACAGCTCGACCCGGCGGGGAACGCAGAGCGGTTCGACGTCATCGAGCGCTCCTACCGTGCGCTCGGCGGCCGGTACACGGCGGTCGCGGAGGCCCTCGCCGAGCGCCGCGGGCGCCTCCTCGACGAGGCCAGGGCGGACATGGAGGACTTCGCGCTGCTGATCGATGCCTGGGAACCCCTGGTACGGGCCGCCGGACGCGCCGGCCTCGGCACCGGTACCGCCACTGCCACCACGAGCGGGGTACCCCGGCCGGGGCGGGAACGTACCGTCACCGTCGCCTACGCGGGCGGCGAGGAACGCCGGGGCCCCGTCACGATGGGGCAGGCGAACATGATCCGCTGCATCCTGCGGGACGACCCCCTGCACATCAACAACCACGCCGTCTGGCCGGTGCCCGCGGGCACCGCCGCGGAGCGGGTGCTCGACGCGCTGCGCGAACTGGTCGTACGCCACGAAGCGCTGCGCACCACCTTCCCCGAACCGCCCACCGGTGCGCCCCGCACCCAAGTGGTCGCCGCCGAGGGCGATTTCACCGTACGCCTGCTGGACCACGAGGAGTTCGGCTCCGATCCCGCGCACTACGCGGAGACGGTGGCCCGCCAGGCCCGTGCGGGGCGGTTCCGGCTGGACCGCGACTTCCCCCTCCGCATCACCGTGCTCAGCCTGCGCGGAGCACCGGCCTTCGTCTCCCTGTCCTCCAGCCACGCGGTGACGGACGGCAGCGCCCTCGCCGTCCTGCACGAGGAGTGGCTCGCCCTGCTGGGCGGCGCCGTGCTGCCCCCGGTGGAGGCGCTCACCCCGCTCGACCTCGCCGCAGAAGAGGCAACGCCGGCAGGACTGCGCAGGTCGGAGGCGTCGCTGCGGTACTGGAAGCAGATCATCGGCACCGGGCCCCAGGAGATGTTCGCCGAACCGGCGGCCACCCGCGCCGACGGGCAGCAGCCGCAGCTCACCCTGCGCTCGCTGCGGGGCGCCCGCGCACTCGCCCAGGCGGCCAAGCGCACCGGCAGCCCCTCCCCCACCGTGCTGCTGACCGCCTGGTGCACGCTCGTCGCGCACCGCGCGGGCCAGTCCACCTGCGTCGCCGCCGCACCGCTGTCCAACCGGTCCCGCCCGGGGCTCGCCCGCTCGGTGAACACCCTGTCCCAGGACGCGCTCCTCTCCCTCGACGTGCGGGGCCCGTCCTTCGACGCCGTACTGCGCAAAGCGTGGGGGGCGGCGCTCGGCGCCTACCGCCACAGCCAGTTCGACTCGGTACGGCTGTGGGAGGCGATCGGCGAAACCACCTTCGAGCGGGGCAGCCACTTCGCGCGCGACGTGGTCTTCAACGACGTGAGCGGACTCACCGAGGCCCGCGGACCCGCCCCGGGCCAGGACACCCGGGACGACGCGCAGGATGCCGAACTCGACCTCGACTGGGGTCCGGTACAGGTGCTGCCGACCCGCCTGCTGTGCTTCGCCTACCGGACGCAGCCGCTGCTGCACCTCGGGATGTGGGCCGACCCCGCGCTGTTCCCCCGGGAGGAGGCGGAGACCTTCCTCACCGGTCTGGTGAAGCTGCTGGAGGCGGTCGCCTACGAGGACGTACCGCTGGCCGCACTGACGGAGATCACCGGAATCCGGCCCGCCGAGCGCGAAGGCGACTGGCGGCAGGTCGACGGCTGCTGGGTCTCACCGGCGGCGGTGGCGGACGCGCTGAGCGGCGCCCTGGGCGGCCTGCCCGTACACATCACGACGGACGACGGCTCCGTGCCCGCGCCGGACGGGGAGCGCATGACGGCCTTCATCGCGTCGGGCGGCGCGCCGCTCACTCCGGACGGAGCCCACACCGCGCTGATGGAAACGATCTCCGGGCCCAGTCCCTCGGGACTTCTGGCGCCCGTGCGGTACGTCATCGTTCACGATCCGCCGGCCGCTCCGGGCGACAGCTCCGCGTGGCTCCGGCAGCGGGTCCTCATGGAAGGGAACGGCCGTCTCCGGCCGACGCGAGATGACCACTGA
- a CDS encoding linear amide C-N hydrolase — translation MCTRALWADAGGAVLAGRNMDWMEEMATNLWAFPRGMAREDGLDGTLTWASAYGSVVAAAHDLMTVDGVNEAGLAAHQLFLPESDYGERDESRPALSVAVWMQYVLDNFATVSDAVAWIESSQLQVVAQTDPSSGKPVTLHMALDDRTGDSAVVEYLDGTPRVHHDRAYTVVTNSPPFEEQLARLRTVEGLGGAEPLPGGTDPSDRFARAAYYLSRLPQPGSTTEAVASLLSVMRNAAQPFRVADPDKPYASQTIWRTLVDLTNGIYVYESTSRPNIVWVRMSGLDLSDGAPALKLDLAGDTGLEGGLVGDVTGSFTQAPPMSFLPAR, via the coding sequence ATGTGTACGCGAGCACTCTGGGCCGACGCCGGCGGGGCGGTTCTTGCCGGACGCAACATGGACTGGATGGAGGAGATGGCGACGAACCTCTGGGCGTTTCCACGTGGCATGGCCCGTGAGGACGGCCTCGACGGGACGCTGACCTGGGCCTCCGCATACGGCAGTGTGGTCGCCGCCGCACATGACCTGATGACCGTCGACGGGGTGAACGAAGCCGGTCTCGCGGCGCATCAGCTGTTCCTCCCGGAGTCCGACTACGGCGAGCGGGACGAGAGCCGGCCGGCGTTGAGTGTGGCGGTCTGGATGCAGTACGTACTCGACAACTTCGCGACCGTCTCCGACGCGGTCGCCTGGATCGAGAGCTCTCAGCTCCAAGTCGTCGCGCAGACCGACCCGTCGAGCGGGAAACCGGTGACCCTGCACATGGCGCTGGACGACCGGACGGGTGACTCGGCGGTCGTCGAGTACCTGGACGGGACGCCTCGGGTGCACCATGACCGGGCCTACACGGTGGTCACCAACTCGCCTCCGTTCGAGGAGCAGCTCGCTCGCCTGCGCACGGTCGAGGGCTTGGGCGGAGCTGAGCCGCTGCCGGGCGGGACCGACCCCTCGGACCGCTTTGCGCGCGCGGCGTACTACCTGTCCAGGCTCCCGCAGCCCGGTAGCACCACTGAGGCCGTCGCATCACTGCTGAGCGTGATGCGTAACGCCGCTCAGCCCTTCCGCGTGGCCGACCCTGACAAGCCCTACGCCTCGCAGACCATTTGGCGCACCCTCGTGGACCTGACCAACGGCATCTACGTCTACGAGTCGACGTCACGGCCCAACATCGTCTGGGTCCGTATGTCCGGACTCGATCTCTCGGACGGTGCGCCCGCGCTGAAGCTCGATCTGGCCGGCGACACCGGCCTCGAAGGCGGACTCGTCGGAGATGTCACCGGCAGCTTCACCCAGGCACCGCCGATGTCCTTCCTGCCGGCGCGGTAG
- a CDS encoding MFS transporter, whose amino-acid sequence MTTDELLDRPESPDSAQLPSPWKSGTFRLFFTARSASLLADGMLMVSLTTAVLGAGYGAGGVGYALAAWMAPIALLVLFGGVLADRFTPQLMMVAADMVRMLAMLALAALLLTTEVRLWQIMALMALSGAATAMFQPGVASMVPQVAPDIQRANALLRISEAMSALVGPGLAGLLVGYWQVAGSYFVIAAAYGLSALVLVPLRRLSVVREEGDDPVLHRLKAGWHEFSSRSWLWGVIVIWAIYGLFVFGPALPLGAALLTEQHGADGYGWIASADGAGTIVGGLLGMRVRPTRPLVAGACAMFCFALNPLAPALGWSFTVTMLTGVLAGCGFAFWGVMWATSVQSHIPLAVLSRVYAYDVAGSIMAIPLGRALAGPASEAFGADRVLLFSSAVSVVCLAVMLSVPAIRRLGRAPGEADAPEPPITAEEVPAVGPAGPA is encoded by the coding sequence ATGACCACTGACGAACTGCTGGACCGGCCGGAGTCACCGGATTCCGCCCAGCTCCCCAGCCCCTGGAAGTCGGGTACCTTCCGGCTGTTCTTCACCGCCCGAAGTGCCTCGCTGCTCGCCGACGGCATGCTGATGGTCTCGCTGACCACGGCCGTGCTGGGGGCCGGATACGGCGCCGGGGGTGTGGGATACGCGCTGGCCGCGTGGATGGCACCGATCGCCCTGCTCGTGCTGTTCGGCGGTGTACTCGCGGACCGGTTCACCCCGCAGTTGATGATGGTCGCCGCCGACATGGTGCGGATGCTGGCCATGCTCGCGCTCGCGGCGCTGCTCCTCACCACCGAGGTGCGCCTGTGGCAGATCATGGCCCTGATGGCGCTCAGCGGCGCCGCGACCGCCATGTTCCAGCCGGGTGTGGCCAGCATGGTTCCGCAGGTCGCGCCGGACATCCAGCGCGCCAACGCACTGCTGCGGATATCCGAGGCGATGAGCGCGCTGGTCGGCCCCGGCCTGGCCGGACTGCTGGTCGGCTACTGGCAGGTGGCGGGCTCCTACTTCGTGATCGCGGCGGCCTACGGGCTCAGCGCGCTGGTCCTCGTACCGCTGCGCAGGCTCAGCGTCGTCCGGGAGGAGGGCGACGACCCGGTGCTGCACCGCCTGAAGGCGGGCTGGCACGAGTTCAGCTCCCGCTCCTGGCTGTGGGGCGTCATCGTCATCTGGGCGATCTACGGCCTGTTCGTCTTCGGCCCGGCCCTGCCGCTGGGCGCCGCCCTGCTCACCGAGCAGCACGGGGCGGACGGCTACGGCTGGATCGCCTCCGCCGACGGCGCCGGAACGATCGTCGGCGGTCTGCTCGGCATGCGGGTACGGCCCACCCGCCCGCTCGTCGCGGGCGCCTGCGCGATGTTCTGCTTCGCCCTCAACCCGCTTGCCCCGGCGCTCGGTTGGTCCTTCACCGTCACCATGCTCACCGGGGTCCTGGCCGGCTGCGGATTCGCCTTCTGGGGGGTGATGTGGGCGACCAGTGTGCAGTCCCACATCCCGCTCGCCGTGCTGAGCCGCGTGTACGCCTATGACGTCGCCGGGTCCATCATGGCCATCCCGCTGGGCAGGGCCCTGGCCGGCCCGGCGTCCGAGGCCTTCGGCGCGGACCGCGTACTGCTGTTCTCCTCGGCCGTCTCCGTGGTGTGCCTCGCCGTCATGCTGAGCGTGCCCGCCATCCGGAGACTGGGCCGGGCTCCGGGGGAGGCCGACGCCCCGGAACCACCGATCACCGCGGAGGAGGTCCCGGCGGTCGGTCCGGCCGGGCCTGCCTGA